Part of the Lolium rigidum isolate FL_2022 chromosome 6, APGP_CSIRO_Lrig_0.1, whole genome shotgun sequence genome, ATGGATGGAAGGTGATAGAGTAATAGAATGCAATTTACTATGAATCATCAGATTAAATAAAAGCAGCACTGAAACCTTAAAAGTGATAAATACTTGTGGTAATATGGATAGATCCTTTATCTACCTTTTCTCAAGAAACGTCTTTGCATTTGACACATTTTTCCCCATAGCTGATGCTTTCCAGGAGAAGTAAGATCCTGATGGGTCAACCTAAAGAAACAATGAACAATGAGAAATCCAGCATTTTTATTACCTACAGCATAATAATATGAGTATACAATAGGTGAACTTCAGTCAAAAGTAGAAGATAAGTTGTAAACCCAGCAATACACATCCAGTGCCTTGTTATTGAGATAAAATTAACATGAGAACAAATCTGAAATAGTGGGAAGGAATATAGCAAGGTCTCCAACTCTCTATCATGTAGCTCTTTGCACATACCTGATACAACTGCGGGCCATTGTCATCATACCCAGCAATCAACAGCGATACACCAAATGGTCTTACACCACTGCAACAAATAAGGTTATGGGTACAACATGTTACATCATATGTATAAGAAGTAAAATATAGTAGTGGTTTTTAACATGATGATGTAGGTCCTAATATCTATGCAGTTTGAACTGAAGTTTGTCAGACATATGTAAAGTAAATTTAAAAGTGTATGACTGTTGAGTTACATCACTGGAAAATCTAAAACCACAGTTTCTTCAGCTCACCCATTATCTGAATAACAAATTGGTCGCACACAGTTTACTATGGCCCTATATACTGAGATCGTAAATGTGTAATACATTGTTGTGTATCACAATTAAGTGACTATATCAACAGACATCACAGTTACATTACAAATTTGTGTTCTTGTTATCAAAAGCATGTTATATCAAATGACATTGTAAAGCTTTTGGGTAAAATTACCAAGTTCTTATTTTTCTTGTATTAATTTAGGTACAGCAAGTGCATGACCGTTTTCAATTTCATGACTTTTTTTtcaagaaaacgcaaaggacctttgcgtttcatttcattgaatagATAGAGTTTGTTACATTAATTAGTAAGTATATAAAAAAAAGTGTCGACTATAGTAACATACCCAGATTGTGTGAATTCCTGCATAACAGCAGCAGTCTCTCGGACAAGCTGGGTAACAGGGATGGTTTCCTGCATTTAGAAATGAGCAATAATCAGAAAACATGTTTACCAGAGAGATAATGACAAAGCATGGCTACAGGTGACCTGCACATTATTCAAAGTACTACCTCTGATCCGAATTAGTTGTCGCAGGTTCAATAAACCTAGACAGATTTAGGCAATAAATCTAcaacaattaatttggatcggacgGAGTAGCAATTTATCCAATGATGTCTTTATCAAATGTGCAAGTACTTTTTTGGAATTATAAACCAAATAGTCATGAATATACCTTGTACAACCGATAATATTGCTGTGCCTGTTTCCGACTTTTTCTGACAAGAACACGAAAATCCGGACCCATCCCACTGAAAAGTGAAAACTATAGGTGAGTACACATACATGCAACAAGAGACAAATATAACTTGCAGGACACACCAAATGTCAATAACGTAGATCTGAAACTGCATTAATAGATCCATGGAGGCAAGCTGGGAGATGCAATAACCAATTTGACGAAAAATGTGGAAATTCCAATAGCTTAGCAATTAGCACAGTCTAGCTGTTGATCTCTAATGTGCACTTCTGTGGTCAAGCAATGCTCTAGGAATAACTCACACCAGTGTGTTGGGCGTTGACCCACTCCAGATAGTTTGCATGGTAATAACAAACAGAAGTTCAAATTCTATTCCCACCCATTCATCTGGTTGCTTAAAAAGGGTGAATGGTTCATGCTTACAACAAGATACCATACATTAATTGAGCTCTCAATAAGCTAGTTTCCTTGCATACATggacatattttaaaattttgcctTTTTGGGGGCGTCTAGTACAAGGTGAATCACAGAAATGCAAGAACCTTCAAACAACTTGTTCATTTTATCCTTCTATATGTCCGTACACCAGTAGACCAGCAATGAAAGTGAAAATAAAATGTAGCACTAGCACCTAACACAGCAAGACTATCTCAGACATCATTGAAATAAAGAATATTAACCAATACAACATTAAGTTGGGGTAAGGGTAATACAGTAACATAAGTAACTACTTTTAGAATAGTTGAAATATATCCAAGATAGAAAAATGAATTACAATATTAAGCAACAATGGAAAATACCTATAGACAACTCCAATATTTGGAGACAATGACTGAATCTTTTGCACCTATGAATCCCGACTCCCACCGTATGAGCTCGCGGTTCCCCGCCACCGGCTTCCTCGTGCCGCCCCTGGCCGAATGAGGATGGTAGAAGGGCCGGAGATGGTTAGGCGGCGCGCAGTTGACCACGGCAGCGCAGTGCGCGGGGGTCTTTGGGAATCGGGAGTAGCTCGTGGTGGCGGCCGGCCACACCGGCGTGAAAGGGAAACGGGCGCCGGCGTCCTTGAGCTGCAGCAAGGAGAACCGGCGACGCGGGTGGAGGCAGGGCCCTCCCTCCGCGGCTGCCCGCGCCCTGCACAGCTCGCCCGCTCTGCTCCACTGGCAGCCACTGCCTTTCCTGCTCGGCAACGAATTCCCTGCGGACGCCCCGCTCAGGCGCGACTCCGCCCCGTCCTTGCCCTCCTCGGGCGGCCGCCGGGATCCTACGCGACGGTGATTCAGAAGAGGCACCGGCAGGGGATACGGTGGTGCTGGTTGGTCGGGGTAGGGAGCGCTTGGCTGGTCCTCCAGCGAAGTGGGCGGAAAGAATGAGATTCATCTTTGAACGCGTCTAACCCACGATGGCGTGCGGCCAGAACAGCGAGCGCTCCGTGCGTCCGTCCGAAAGAAAATAGGCCGTTTGAAAGGGGGGGAGGTCGAACCATCAGCGACGGACACCCAGGTGATGTTGTTCGTCTTGGAGTTCGTGTTCGATTCGATCTCCAACAAGTTGGAGCGGATTAAGGAAATCTGCACTTCCGTCTTGGATTGTGATACAAGAATCTCCGAGTTGATCAACAAGACGCAGTACAACCTGATAAGAATAAAACTGGTGGCCGCAGTCAATCTCCACAAAGGCAAAATATCCATGGAGCCTGCCGAGGGGAGCCATGGCACTCCGGCCGCCGTTGAGAAGGGAGAGGAGGGCGCCACTTGCACCGAGGCCGCAAAATTGGAGGAGACGGGAGAGGAAAGCGCCACTTGCACTGATGCAACAGAATTGAAGGAACCTGCCCAGGAGATGATGGAGGAGAAGATGCAGACTAACGACTTCTTTAATATCTGCTGTGGCACCTTTCTATCCAAGTTGTCCAATTTATTCAGCAGATCATGGGAAGAAGATGATACGAGTGAGTACTCCCTTTAGGCTGCTTTTCTTCCCTTCATACTACTTGTGCTGCTGCATCTCCaaaggttttactttacttgtACTAGTGACCGATCTAAATCTTATTCTGTTTTCATTCTTGGTCGGTGGCTGGCTGCAGCGTCATTGAGTCCGATGCACTTCACGCACACTCCTACACCGCCGGGTGATGCTGCTTCCGTCGCCACCACCCTGCAGATATTCTCTGTCAAACTCGAAGAGATAAAGGAGGAAGCTCTCGGTTCGAATTGGCCGCTGGATGTGTATGGCACGATTGTTGCCCGTGACTCTGTGGATCGCAATCGCAACGTTCTCTTCCACCGTGCAAGGAATAACTGCCAAATACTCAAGGAAAAGGTCCGCTCAGTTTCTCTTTACTTCCTTTTGCTTGCATCTTAATTTGTTTGTTTTTTTCTTATAATTGTTGGGATGACAATCAATGCAGGAGGCTAGTTTGCATTTGATTGGCCCGTCTCGTGCAATCGTTGCCATAGACCCTGTCGACTTCGAAATCGAACTGAAAGTAAAGGGCAGCAGCACAAAGTCATCACAAGATAGAGTGCTGATGCGTCAGACCTTCATCTACAGCGGCGGTAGTGAGAGCACTCTGTTGAGCAATACCAACTGCAAAATCATGTTACAGTGTGCCAAGTTAGAAAACACGGTCCAGGCAACTGTAGTGTCTGTCCGTGTTATTAATTGGAGGAAGAGGGCATGGCCTTTTAGACATGGTGGTAAAGTTAGTTGCGTTGCCAAGGGGTCTGTTAAACCTCAAGTTGGAGGAAAAAAGGTTGTACTCCAACATCAACTGTCGATGGCTAACAGTTCCCAGGGTTACCTTCATTTGTCCAGGCATGCTGTTTCAGTGGAGTTAAACGGAGAGCTGGGAGTTATCATCAGCTCGCCCAAACACAGTGGCCATATCTTCTTCCCAGCCCAGGAATGCAAATCAAGTCGGGGCATCTGTCATCTTGGCCCCTATGAGGTGGAGGTGACTGTTGCTTGGTCACTGCTTATTCAAGACAAGCGGTGTTTTATCTCGAGGGAGGAATGTGTGGATGATGGTCAGGCGTTCGAGCATACTGCGAAGGTGATCCAGAGGAGGAAGATAACATCGGTGACTCGGTCAGCCACGAAGATCTACTCCTTGCTCGATCTTATCTCCAAGAGTGTCATGAAGCTGAAAACCGAGCCAAAGCTGAGGATTAGCGACTTCAGCATTAGTGAGGTCCAGATGCACATGAATTACATATACTTCGACGTGTCCAGTTTGCTGCAGATGATGGAGAAAGTGCACAAGGGTTACTCAGCAACTGATAGGCAGGCGCCTAGGACCTACTATAAATACGGCTTGAATGCAATCTTCAATGGGTTGCACCAGCTCTGCACCCAGTTGGATCAGATGGGGCTTCTTAGTTACAAGGGGGAATCCCAATCGTTTTCCGAGTTGTTCAGGGACAACATCACCAAAATCAAATTGGATGAACTAGAGCCACCGGTAACCTCCATGGAGAATGTGGAGGCAGCCAAGGGGAAGGACCAGGTGTCACCGAGCATTTCCTCTTCCACAAACATTAAATTTGAGATAGAGGAAGCCAAGGAGATGGGAGGGGAAGAGGAAGATTGCGATGTGCCTCAGACTGAGCAGGAGTACTTTGAGTACTACCGCCAGGGCTGGGTATACAATTGGTCCATATTTTGTGGCACCTTCACACAGACGAGTGAGTAACCATTCGCTCGCCCTACTTATCTGCTCATTGTTTCCTACTGCATTTGGTATCATTCCTTCATTCCTTAATAAGGGAAGGTATTTACTTTATTACTCCTCGTACCAGCCAAATGAATTCTCTAAACAGTCTTCCTTTTTGATTGGTGGCTGCAGCATCATTGAGTCCGATGCACTTTACACACAGTACACTGGGACACAGCCCACGTGGTGCTTTGGTCGATAACACTCTGCAGATATACTCCATGAAAGTCACAAATATAGAAAATGATTCTGGCTTGAACTGGCCGCTGCGGGTGTACGGCGTAGTTGCTGCACGAGACACAGTGGATCGCAATCGCAacattctcttctcccgtcagagGAATAACTGCCAAATACTCACTCCACAGGTTTGTATAgtatttttttcttctattttctgTTTCCTGATTAGGAAAAGCATGTAGTTAAGAACACATATCAAGCACTAAACAATAGGCAAGAAGTAGAAATAATGCAAAACTGAATAATCAACGGAAAATGCAGGATCCATTTTTGCACTTGACTGGTCCATCTCGTGCAATTGTGACTGCGGAACCTGCTGACGTGGAAATCGAGCTGAAAGTGAAGGGCACAACAAAGTCTGAAGATAGCGTGTTGATGAGCCATCTCTGGCACTACAGCAGCAGTTATCAAGGGCTACGCACTCTATATACCCCTCTGGAAGGAAACTATTGCACATTGGTGTTAAGCGCAGAGCAACTTGGAGCCTCAGTCCAGGCAACCATCGTGGGTATCCGTGTCTGTGTTCCTGAAGGGAAACCAAGTCCTTTTGAGTATGGCGGCCGAGTTGTTTGCTCCTCTCTACCTTGGAGGAAAGGCAAGTTGCCCGACTCTCAACACATTGCTGCTGACCCCTCATTTCGGCAAGTTGTGCTTCAAGATGGATCAATGACTTGTTGTTCAAAGGGTTACCTTAATCTATCAAGGCATGTCGTCTCTGTTAAATTGCGGGGAAAGCTTGAAGTTGTGATTGAAGCCAAATCGCGATGTGGGGCTATGGCTCGGAAGTCAGTAGTATCCATGGATGCCCAGGGGTGCAATATATCTGAGGATGTATGTCGCCTTGGGGACTCTGAGCTGAAGATCACTGTTGCTTGGTCCCATCTTGTTGAGAGCAAGGCGTTGGTCTCGACGCTATGAAAGAAGTTGTATTTTCATTTAGTGTTTCAGTAGCGTATGGATTGATAGTATCAAAAATATTTGTGTGTCGTAATATATTATTATGTAGGGATGTAATGTGAAGTATCTCGACTAGTAAACCTCTATTTATGTATATCCCTCTAGCTCTACTTTTTTGTGTTTAGCAGATCAATGTTCTTTTGGTACCAAGAGCTCCCTGATTCTGGTAATTCTTCTTTCTTGACTTACAGACAAATCGAATGCTGAGTGTTGGGCCTAGAACTCTCCTGCTATGAAAGTAGGTATGCTGAGTGTTGGGACTAGACAGTGGAGTTTTAGTCACACAACTTATCCGCGATTTACTGATTCTGGATAGTGTGTTACGTGTCACATATGGACTAGTGATAAGCGCATGGGTATTTTTGTGGTTATGTTGAAGTTTGCTGAGATGATCCTTTTCGTTCTGTCATTCTGAAACCCTGCAGAGTTCCTGAGGAATAGCGAAAATGGTTGGGACGAAGGTAATGGATTCCGTGTACGAGGTGGGCCTTGTCTTTGGAGCCAGACATCTGCAAGCAGGACCAGTGGAAGGCCAAGGTGGTCAGTCAGACTTATGTGGCAACGATGCTGGCGAGAAGCGATGTCGGAGACGTGGCCTTGGTTGTGGTATTTGGCTCTTCTCCGGCGTGTCCGTAGGTTTGCCTTGGCTTGTTTGTTGGTATGAAGTCGAAGCTGCGGTGGTCCGCTCGGTGATCTTCCGTGGCGCCAGTCTTGCCTGGTTCTACTTTGCAGTTCTTCATTAGAGTCGGAGCTACATTCTTTTGTGGTAGGTGGCTGAGTTCTGCCGCAGCACGGCCTCTATAGGGTAAGGTTGGCATCGCCTAGAGTTTTGGGTTGGCCATGTTGCCTCCTAGGGGCGAAGTGCTTGCATGCTGCCTG contains:
- the LOC124666255 gene encoding proteasome subunit alpha type-2-like: MGPDFRVLVRKSRKQAQQYYRLYKETIPVTQLVRETAAVMQEFTQSGGVRPFGVSLLIAGYDDNGPQLYQVDPSGSYFSWKASAMGKNVSNAKTFLEKRYTEDMELDDAIHTAILTLKEGYEGQISANNIEIGVIRADREFKVLTPAEIKDFLEEVE
- the LOC124665376 gene encoding uncharacterized protein LOC124665376 — protein: MLFVLEFVFDSISNKLERIKEICTSVLDCDTRISELINKTQYNLIRIKLVAAVNLHKGKISMEPAEGSHGTPAAVEKGEEGATCTEAAKLEETGEESATCTDATELKEPAQEMMEEKMQTNDFFNICCGTFLSKLSNLFSRSWEEDDTTSLSPMHFTHTPTPPGDAASVATTLQIFSVKLEEIKEEALGSNWPLDVYGTIVARDSVDRNRNVLFHRARNNCQILKEKEASLHLIGPSRAIVAIDPVDFEIELKVKGSSTKSSQDRVLMRQTFIYSGGSESTLLSNTNCKIMLQCAKLENTVQATVVSVRVINWRKRAWPFRHGGKVSCVAKGSVKPQVGGKKVVLQHQLSMANSSQGYLHLSRHAVSVELNGELGVIISSPKHSGHIFFPAQECKSSRGICHLGPYEVEVTVAWSLLIQDKRCFISREECVDDGQAFEHTAKVIQRRKITSVTRSATKIYSLLDLISKSVMKLKTEPKLRISDFSISEVQMHMNYIYFDVSSLLQMMEKVHKGYSATDRQAPRTYYKYGLNAIFNGLHQLCTQLDQMGLLSYKGESQSFSELFRDNITKIKLDELEPPVTSMENVEAAKGKDQVSPSISSSTNIKFEIEEAKEMGGEEEDCDVPQTEQEYFEYYRQGWVYNWSIFCGTFTQTTSLSPMHFTHSTLGHSPRGALVDNTLQIYSMKVTNIENDSGLNWPLRVYGVVAARDTVDRNRNILFSRQRNNCQILTPQDPFLHLTGPSRAIVTAEPADVEIELKVKGTTKSEDSVLMSHLWHYSSSYQGLRTLYTPLEGNYCTLVLSAEQLGASVQATIVGIRVCVPEGKPSPFEYGGRVVCSSLPWRKGKLPDSQHIAADPSFRQVVLQDGSMTCCSKGYLNLSRHVVSVKLRGKLEVVIEAKSRCGAMARKSVVSMDAQGCNISEDVCRLGDSELKITVAWSHLVESKALVSTL